In Sphingomicrobium sediminis, the genomic window GCGGACATCCTGCTGGTACCCAATGGCTCGCCGTACGAGCTCAACAAGGATGAAATCCGGCAGGCGCTGGTGCGCGACCGGGTCAACGAGACGGGCCTCCCGCTCGTCTACCTCAATCGCGTCGGCGGACAGGATGAGCTGGTGTTCGATGGCAGCTCGTTCGTCGTCAATCGCGGCGGCGAGATCGTCGTCCAGATGCGCGACTGGGACGAGGCGATGGTCGTCACCGATTGGGAGCAAGGCGAGCATGGCTGGCACTGCACCACGCGCGATTTGCAGCCGCTCGATCCGTATCCCGAGGATGTCTATCACGCGATGATGGTCGGGCTCGGCGACTATGTGAACGGCAATGGCTTTCCGGGCGTCATCCTCGGCCTGTCGGGCGGGATCGACAGTGCGCTGTCCGCGGCAATCGCGGTCGATGCATTGGGGCCGGAGCGGGTCTGGTGCGTGATGATGCCGAGCAAATATACCAGTCAGGAAAGCCTCGACGATGCGCGCGGCTGTGCCGAGATGCTGGGCTGCCGCCATGACGAGATTTCGATCGTGCCGGGGGTCGAGGCGTTCGACGAGATGCTCGACGATCCGCAGGGGCTGACCGAGGAGAATATCCAGTCGCGTCTTCGCATGGTGACCCTCATGGCGCTCTCCAACAGCCACGGCCACATGGTGCTGACCACCGGCAACAAGAGCGAGATGAGCGTCGGCTATGCCACCCTCTATGGCGACATGGCGGGCGGCTATAATGCGCTTAAGGATGCCTACAAGACGACGGTGTTCGAGCTGTCGCGCTGGCGTAATGCGAACAAGCCGCGCATGGCGTTGGGTCCTGACGGGCCCGTCATGCCGATGAACGTCATCGAGAAACCTCCGAGCGCGGAATTGCGTCCCGACCAGAAGGACGAGGATTCGTTGCCGGCCTATGCCAAGCTCGACCGCATGCTCGAGGCGCTGATCGAGGATGAGGCCTCGGTCGCCGAGG contains:
- a CDS encoding NAD+ synthase; protein product: MTLRIALCQMNQRVGDLAGNAEAMLEWRAKAAAEGADLVFFPELQITGYPTEDLVLKDEFVRRTIEASERLADATNDGGPAILFGTLHREEGHLFNAVMLADKGAVVARRLKHELPNYGTFDELRLFAPGPLPEPIEWDGVKLGVPICEDIWLEPVCQHLDEAGADILLVPNGSPYELNKDEIRQALVRDRVNETGLPLVYLNRVGGQDELVFDGSSFVVNRGGEIVVQMRDWDEAMVVTDWEQGEHGWHCTTRDLQPLDPYPEDVYHAMMVGLGDYVNGNGFPGVILGLSGGIDSALSAAIAVDALGPERVWCVMMPSKYTSQESLDDARGCAEMLGCRHDEISIVPGVEAFDEMLDDPQGLTEENIQSRLRMVTLMALSNSHGHMVLTTGNKSEMSVGYATLYGDMAGGYNALKDAYKTTVFELSRWRNANKPRMALGPDGPVMPMNVIEKPPSAELRPDQKDEDSLPAYAKLDRMLEALIEDEASVAEAARRTGVDEGAVADIEKKLLRAEYKRRQAPPGVKIGRRNFGRDRRYPITNSFRTGK